A window of Bacteroidales bacterium genomic DNA:
TTCATTCTCTGAATATAACATTTTCGGAAATATAAACTATCCTGTTACACCTTTGCTTAATATTTCTGTTTCCGGAATTTATTATCCGGGGGTAACCGGTTTTTATATCGGTCCGAGTATAATATACTCTCTTTCCGAAAATTTAGATTTTGCCTTTATTGCCCAAACTTTCAGAATTAAAGATTTTATCAGTCCGTTTACCTTAGAGAATGATTTAAATCTGTCTTTTGCCTTTCTTCAGTTAAAATATAACTTTTAAACCTTTAACCGTTCAATTTACGATAATCTGCCAAAAATTTCTCTAATCCTATATCGGTTAAAGGATGTTTTAAAAGCCCCGTGATTGCACTTAAAGGAGCCGTTACAACATCAGCACCTACTTCAGCACATTGTATTATATGTTGCGTATGTCGAATGGATGCCGCCAGAACTTGGGTTTCGTAACCGTAGTAATTATACATATCAACAATTTGCTTAATTAACTCTACTCCGTCGGTTGAAATATCATCTAACCTTCCTATAAAAGGAGAAACATAAGTTGCTCCGGCTTTTGCGGCAAGTAATGCTTGCCCGACAGAAAAAACTAATGTGCAATTTGTTTTTAATCCTTTGTCGGAAAAGTATTTAATAGCTTTTATTCCTTCTTTAATCATAGGAACTTTAATGGTAATTTGAGGATGTAAAGCAGCAAGCATTTCTCCTTCTTTTACCATCCCCTCAAAATCGGTTGAAATAACTTCCGCACTTACATCACCTTCTACAATTTCGCAAATTGTTTTGTAATGATTTTTAATATTTTCTTCACCTTTTATGCCTTCTTTAGCCATAAGTGAAGGGTTTGTAGTTACTCCGTCAAGTATTCCGAGGTCTTGTGCTTCTTTAATTTGATTAAGATTTGCTGTGTCTATAAAAAACTTCATGTATTTTTGTTTGAATTAATTTTCTGCAAATT
This region includes:
- the fsa gene encoding fructose-6-phosphate aldolase translates to MKFFIDTANLNQIKEAQDLGILDGVTTNPSLMAKEGIKGEENIKNHYKTICEIVEGDVSAEVISTDFEGMVKEGEMLAALHPQITIKVPMIKEGIKAIKYFSDKGLKTNCTLVFSVGQALLAAKAGATYVSPFIGRLDDISTDGVELIKQIVDMYNYYGYETQVLAASIRHTQHIIQCAEVGADVVTAPLSAITGLLKHPLTDIGLEKFLADYRKLNG